The Antennarius striatus isolate MH-2024 chromosome 8, ASM4005453v1, whole genome shotgun sequence nucleotide sequence GTTGCTGGTGATGCAGTGACTCGTTGCTCTGCTCCTTGAATTCTGATGCTGTGTCCTAAAGTCGGGCCTAAAACCTTGAATGGCTCCAATGTGCATTGATGAGTCATCAAGAGAAGCAATGAGACTTAAACTTTTATATAGTTTAGGGCCATTTGTTTTATCTCACCCTTGTCTCCAGCTGCTCATCCTATCAGCTGTTGTGTTGCTCACGGTGACGTCACTACAAAGATCTACAAATAGTGACCAAGACttatttcctgtcttcctgcaGGATGAAAAGAACCAACTGATGACAACAAATGTGTGGCTCTGGCAGGTAAGcagttattgttgttttaaatattagatcttcacacacacacacacacacacacacacacacacacacacacacacacacacaccaaggacCAGAGGCTAACTCCTTTCTACCGGTAGGAATGGGTTGACGTGAAGCTGAGGTGGAACCCAGACGACTATGGAGGCATCACCTCCATCAGAGTCCCTTCAGAGACCATCTGGCTACCGGATGTTGTTCTGTATGAAAAGTGAGTCCTGCAGCACGTCCAGCATTTCTGTAACGTCCTCACACTGACTCCTTTCTGTCGCACCTCCTCACCATCCTTTGGTTTCGTATCACCTTCCAGTGCTGACGGCCGCTTCGAGGGCTCCCTGATGACTAAAGCCATTGTGCGCTGGGATGGAACCATAACGTGGACTCCGCCTGCCAGTTACAAGTCCTCCTGCACCATGGATGTCACTTTCTTTCCCTTTGACAGACAGAATTGCTCCATGAAGTTTGGTTCCTGGACGTACGATGGAAGCATGGTGGACCTGGTCCTGGTGGATCACTATGTGGACCGTAAAGACTTCTTTGATAATGGTGAATGGGAGATCCTCAATGCCACAGGAGTAAGGGGAAGCCGGAGGGATGGGCTGTACTGGTACCCGTTCATCTCTTACTCCTTCATCCTCAAGAGGCTGCCGTTGTTCTACACCCTGTTCCTCATCATCCCCTGCCTCGGTCTCTCCTTTCTGACTGTGCTGGTTTTTTATTTGCCATCAGATGAAGGAGAAAAACTTTCTCTCTCCACATCTGTCCTGGTGTCGCTGACGGTGTTCCTCCTGGTCATAGAGGAAATTATCCCTTCATCATCAAAGGTCACTTTTCTGAGGCATTCATTCACAGTTTTCTACTTGCTGCATTTTTCTTTGCCCCGCTCTCGTCTTTATTCAGATGCCAATAATGTTACTCCTTCACTAGAGCACTATTCAGTTAACTAGGGAATGCTAGGGAACACTGATCACGAGAATAGTCCTCTCAACCACCTGCTAGTCAGTTCATTTCACTTCAATTCAGACCCTACCGCTGCATTTAGATGGAATGATTTCCCTTTACCTCACCATACGATACATTCAGGAGAATCACGTATCCCATGATgccaacaaaaacacataaaaacattgaTACCGTTCCCGTCAAGCCTGCTGACTGACCTGAACAATGCCCctcttattttttaaactttcttcaCAGTAAAGGACTGTGATGAGGATCAAtctggttaattttttttttatccctgaTGCATAAATGTTTACTTGGTTTACCACAGAAATGGATTGACAGACATTTAGGCTCTCGGGATGAATCCAATGGCTTCAGCATCATCACACAGAAATACCTGCACAACCACTGGGTGTATGACATTTCATATAACCCTATTTACCAGAGCCTGGTAGATATgtcatatttaatattatagTTGAACTGTTGTACAATGAAACTggaatttaacccaaaacaacaccatttcttttttttattcaaaagtcAACACTTTAATATAATTGTTTCAGTAAACTGAAGTAAAACCGGACAGATGATCAAAGTTAAGACGCTCTGTCCACAGGAGATAAAACTGACAACTGACAAATTCcgtatgttttcattttttaaaatgcggTTAATCAATAATTTCCAGTGAAGTAGAACTTCATAATTCCTTGCTGTGGTCAGACCCTCACATGAGATGTTCAGTAACGGTTTGACTTCTCTGTGTCCAGGTGATCCCACTGATTGGTGAATACCTGCTCTTCATCATGATCTTTGTAACTTTCTCCATCATCGTCACAGTCTTCGTCATTAACGTGCACCACCGGTCCTCTGCTACGTACCACCCCATGGCTCCCTGGGTAAAGAGTGTCTTCCTCCAGTGGCTGCCCAGGCTGCTGTGTATGAGGGGACACGCTGAGAGGTAAGGCAGGGTCAGCCGTGGGGAAGGGTGAGTCGTTAAACAACTgccctaccctaaccctgctGTAGCAGCTGAGGGCTCTGCTATCGTCAGGTTCCACTTTCCAGAGATGGAGATGCCCAGCCCCGAGCTGAAGCCCCGCAGAGGGATGGGCAAGAAGGGGCTTCCTGGTGGACCGCAGAAAGCCTCCGTCTCAGGGATGGAAGACGAGAACCAAACCTGGATGGCCATGTTGGAGAAAGCCACCAACTCAGTCCGTTACATCAGTTGTCACATCAAGAAAGAGCACTTCATCAGAGAGGTACGACCGTCCACCGGCCAGTCTTACCCCACTGTCTACCCCTCTATCTATCCCCTATCTATCCCTCTATCTATCCCCTGTC carries:
- the LOC137600055 gene encoding neuronal acetylcholine receptor subunit non-alpha-3-like isoform X1, with the protein product MSGGVTLVLAVLWVSLAPGGATRQAREDLGSLAETEDSLLKNLFRGYQKWVRPIRHANDTITVRFGLKISQLVDVDEKNQLMTTNVWLWQEWVDVKLRWNPDDYGGITSIRVPSETIWLPDVVLYENADGRFEGSLMTKAIVRWDGTITWTPPASYKSSCTMDVTFFPFDRQNCSMKFGSWTYDGSMVDLVLVDHYVDRKDFFDNGEWEILNATGVRGSRRDGLYWYPFISYSFILKRLPLFYTLFLIIPCLGLSFLTVLVFYLPSDEGEKLSLSTSVLVSLTVFLLVIEEIIPSSSKVIPLIGEYLLFIMIFVTFSIIVTVFVINVHHRSSATYHPMAPWVKSVFLQWLPRLLCMRGHAERFHFPEMEMPSPELKPRRGMGKKGLPGGPQKASVSGMEDENQTWMAMLEKATNSVRYISCHIKKEHFIREVVQDWKFVAQVLDRIFLWAFLLVSILGTVLIFTPALQMFLSAH
- the LOC137600055 gene encoding neuronal acetylcholine receptor subunit non-alpha-3-like isoform X2 — encoded protein: MSGGVTLVLAVLWVSLAPGGATRQAREDLGSLAETEDSLLKNLFRGYQKWVRPIRHANDTITVRFGLKISQLVDVDEKNQLMTTNVWLWQEWVDVKLRWNPDDYGGITSIRVPSETIWLPDVVLYENADGRFEGSLMTKAIVRWDGTITWTPPASYKSSCTMDVTFFPFDRQNCSMKFGSWTYDGSMVDLVLVDHYVDRKDFFDNDEGEKLSLSTSVLVSLTVFLLVIEEIIPSSSKVIPLIGEYLLFIMIFVTFSIIVTVFVINVHHRSSATYHPMAPWVKSVFLQWLPRLLCMRGHAERFHFPEMEMPSPELKPRRGMGKKGLPGGPQKASVSGMEDENQTWMAMLEKATNSVRYISCHIKKEHFIREVVQDWKFVAQVLDRIFLWAFLLVSILGTVLIFTPALQMFLSAH